A DNA window from Rhizobium jaguaris contains the following coding sequences:
- a CDS encoding MOSC domain-containing protein, whose product MTDKRIYVTSVSSSDVHGFSKQNRDHIQLLTGLGVEGDAHMGVTVKHRSRVAVDPTQPNLRQVHLIHAELFDELTEKGFSVAAGDMGENIATRGIDLLSLPQRTRLHIGDEAIVEVTGLRNPCKQIDDFQKGLLHAVLDRDADGGLIRKAGIMSIVLRGGRVQRDDAIRVELPALPHIKLERV is encoded by the coding sequence ATGACCGACAAGCGGATATATGTGACATCAGTCAGCAGCAGCGACGTACATGGTTTCAGCAAGCAGAACCGGGATCATATCCAACTGCTGACGGGGCTCGGCGTGGAAGGCGACGCGCATATGGGGGTCACGGTGAAGCACCGCTCGCGCGTCGCAGTCGATCCGACTCAACCCAATCTGCGCCAGGTACATCTCATCCATGCAGAGTTGTTCGACGAACTCACCGAAAAGGGATTTTCCGTCGCCGCGGGCGACATGGGCGAGAACATCGCGACCAGAGGAATCGATCTGCTGTCCCTGCCTCAGCGCACGCGCCTGCATATCGGCGACGAAGCGATCGTGGAGGTGACCGGGCTGCGCAATCCCTGCAAACAGATCGACGATTTCCAGAAGGGCCTGCTTCACGCTGTGCTCGATCGCGATGCTGACGGCGGCCTGATCCGCAAGGCCGGTATCATGAGCATCGTCTTACGGGGCGGCCGGGTGCAGCGCGACGATGCCATCCGGGTCGAGCTGCCGGCGCTGCCGCACATCAAGCTCGAGCGCGTCTGA
- the phnF gene encoding phosphonate metabolism transcriptional regulator PhnF, translating to MDEKNREGKGLKAGGGWAVVAAELRSAIDKGEHAPGSRLPSERALSERFGVSRVTMRRAIAELEGEGLLRVARGSGAYVRADMPVHFQLGNKVRFSKDLTATDANLTRKVLSAREVPPNADIALRLNLQPGEAVLEMCVVAYADELPVSVVIRSCSAKRFPRLAEKFSAMGSFTAALKDYGVTDYWRRSTDITARMPTEAEARLLQQSRLTPVLAYAGEDVDAAGTIISCQIGCFASERVVVTV from the coding sequence ATGGATGAGAAAAATCGGGAGGGCAAAGGCTTGAAAGCGGGCGGAGGTTGGGCGGTCGTGGCCGCGGAGCTGCGAAGCGCCATCGACAAGGGCGAGCATGCGCCGGGTAGCCGCTTGCCGAGCGAGCGCGCCTTGTCCGAACGGTTCGGCGTTTCGCGGGTGACGATGCGCCGCGCGATCGCCGAGTTGGAGGGGGAGGGGCTGCTGCGCGTGGCGCGCGGAAGTGGCGCCTATGTCCGTGCCGACATGCCTGTTCACTTTCAATTGGGCAACAAGGTGAGATTCAGCAAGGATCTGACCGCGACAGATGCAAATCTCACGCGCAAGGTTCTCTCGGCCAGGGAAGTTCCGCCAAATGCCGATATTGCCTTGAGATTGAATCTGCAGCCGGGTGAGGCGGTGCTGGAGATGTGCGTGGTCGCCTATGCCGACGAGCTTCCCGTCTCGGTCGTCATACGCAGTTGCTCAGCCAAACGTTTCCCCCGCCTGGCGGAGAAGTTCAGCGCAATGGGCTCTTTCACGGCGGCGCTGAAGGATTATGGCGTCACTGACTATTGGCGCCGCTCCACCGATATCACGGCGCGCATGCCGACCGAAGCCGAGGCGCGCCTCCTGCAGCAATCGCGCCTGACACCGGTGCTTGCCTATGCCGGCGAAGACGTCGATGCCGCCGGCACGATCATTTCCTGCCAGATCGGCTGCTTCGCCTCTGAGCGGGTTGTCGTGACGGTCTAA
- a CDS encoding FAD-binding oxidoreductase, whose protein sequence is MSSSAPSSALLDRFAAIVGEKHVLREAADIAPHLIENRGLYHGTSPLLLKPGSVEEVSAILKLAGETGTAIVPQTGNTGLVGGQTPREGGSDIILSLERMNRIRDIDPVGNTMVVDGGCILADVQKAAEEHGRMFPLSLGSEGSCRIAGNLSTNAGGTAVLAYGNMRQLCLGLEVVLPTGEIWNGLRRLKKDNTGYDLRDLFIGAEGTLGVITGAVLKLFPQPLGHQVAFAGIQSVEDALTLFKNASSLCGPALTGFELMPRIGVEFTVRNIPGVRDPLETSHPWYVLIDISTSDSAETAERMMATLLEQGYEAGLVQDATIASSEAQQKALWHMRESMSDAQKPEGGSIKHDVSVPVAQIPKFMHEAETAVMAAMRGARICAFGHMGDGNIHYNISQPVGADKAEFIGRWREMNKIVHGLVLQHGGSISAEHGIGQLKRDELASIRPEIEMDLMRRIKMAFDPAGIMNPGKVLKV, encoded by the coding sequence ATGAGCAGCTCCGCCCCCTCCTCCGCTCTTCTCGACCGCTTTGCCGCCATCGTCGGCGAAAAGCATGTGTTGCGGGAGGCGGCTGACATCGCGCCGCATCTCATCGAAAACCGTGGCCTCTATCACGGCACATCGCCGCTGCTCCTGAAGCCGGGCTCGGTGGAAGAGGTTTCCGCCATCCTGAAGCTTGCCGGCGAGACCGGCACGGCGATCGTGCCGCAGACCGGCAATACGGGCCTTGTCGGCGGCCAGACGCCGCGCGAAGGTGGCTCCGACATCATTCTCTCGCTGGAGCGCATGAACCGCATCCGCGATATCGATCCGGTGGGCAATACCATGGTCGTCGATGGCGGTTGCATCCTGGCGGACGTGCAGAAAGCAGCGGAAGAGCATGGCCGCATGTTTCCGCTGTCGCTCGGCTCCGAGGGCTCCTGCCGCATCGCCGGCAATCTTTCCACCAATGCCGGCGGCACGGCCGTTCTAGCCTACGGCAACATGCGCCAGCTCTGCCTCGGCCTCGAAGTGGTGTTGCCGACCGGCGAGATCTGGAACGGCCTCCGGCGGCTGAAGAAGGATAATACCGGCTACGATCTGCGCGACCTCTTCATCGGTGCCGAGGGAACCCTCGGCGTCATCACCGGCGCCGTGCTGAAGCTTTTCCCGCAGCCGCTCGGCCATCAGGTGGCCTTTGCCGGCATTCAATCTGTCGAGGACGCGCTGACGCTGTTCAAGAATGCGTCCAGCCTCTGCGGCCCGGCGCTGACCGGCTTCGAACTGATGCCGCGCATCGGCGTGGAGTTCACCGTCCGCAACATTCCAGGTGTGCGCGATCCGTTGGAAACGAGCCATCCCTGGTATGTGCTGATCGATATCTCCACTTCGGATTCGGCCGAAACGGCAGAGCGGATGATGGCGACGCTGCTGGAACAGGGATACGAGGCCGGTCTGGTCCAGGATGCGACCATCGCCAGCTCCGAGGCGCAGCAGAAGGCACTATGGCATATGCGCGAGAGCATGTCGGACGCGCAGAAGCCGGAAGGCGGCTCGATCAAGCACGATGTCTCCGTTCCGGTCGCGCAGATCCCGAAATTCATGCACGAGGCGGAGACGGCCGTGATGGCGGCCATGCGCGGCGCCCGCATCTGCGCCTTCGGCCACATGGGCGACGGCAACATCCACTACAACATCTCTCAGCCTGTTGGAGCCGACAAGGCGGAGTTCATCGGCCGTTGGCGCGAAATGAATAAGATCGTGCACGGGCTGGTGCTGCAACATGGCGGCTCGATCTCCGCCGAGCACGGCATCGGTCAATTGAAGCGCGACGAGCTGGCCTCGATCCGCCCCGAAATCGAGATGGACCTGATGCGGCGGATCAAGATGGCATTCGACCCAGCCGGGATCATGAACCCGGGGAAGGTTCTCAAGGTCTGA
- a CDS encoding L-threonylcarbamoyladenylate synthase — translation MARHVDILQHPETAIAEASATLADGLPIGLPTETVYGLAADATNPAAITRIYETKGRPRFNPLICHMSDLAMAERYAIFDPISRKLAEAFWPGPLTLVLPLRPGSDIHPLATAGLDTVGIRVPQGFAGELIRAFGRPLAAPSANTSGKISATSADHVHDDLGERISLILDAGASVVGVESTIVKVEEGEMRLLRPGGLAAEEIERVAGQPLKRKNGASPAIEAPGMLASHYAPGAAVRLDATAVSPGEALIRFGRPDIAGAENAAIVLDLSPSGDLAEAAANLFDFMKRADGSGAAIIAFSSIPDEGLGEAINDRLRRAAAPRE, via the coding sequence ATGGCACGACACGTAGACATTCTCCAACACCCTGAAACGGCGATAGCCGAGGCGTCAGCGACACTTGCCGACGGGCTGCCAATCGGGCTGCCGACCGAGACGGTCTATGGTCTCGCCGCCGATGCCACCAATCCGGCAGCGATCACCCGAATCTACGAGACCAAAGGCCGGCCGCGCTTCAATCCGCTGATCTGCCACATGAGCGATCTCGCCATGGCGGAACGATATGCGATCTTCGACCCGATCTCGCGAAAACTGGCAGAAGCCTTCTGGCCCGGCCCACTGACCCTTGTGCTGCCTCTGCGACCGGGAAGCGATATTCACCCTCTGGCGACGGCGGGGCTCGATACGGTCGGCATCCGCGTTCCCCAGGGTTTTGCCGGCGAGCTGATCCGCGCCTTCGGACGGCCACTCGCCGCCCCCAGCGCCAATACATCCGGCAAGATCAGCGCTACCAGCGCCGACCATGTTCATGATGATCTCGGCGAGAGGATTTCGCTGATCCTCGATGCCGGTGCTTCCGTCGTCGGTGTCGAATCGACAATCGTCAAGGTCGAGGAAGGCGAGATGCGCCTGCTGAGGCCGGGTGGACTGGCGGCAGAGGAGATCGAGCGGGTCGCGGGCCAGCCACTCAAACGCAAGAACGGCGCATCGCCGGCCATCGAAGCGCCGGGCATGCTTGCCTCGCATTATGCGCCAGGTGCCGCCGTGCGGCTCGATGCGACTGCTGTTTCGCCGGGCGAGGCACTGATCCGTTTCGGCCGGCCAGACATCGCCGGTGCGGAGAATGCCGCCATCGTGCTCGATCTCAGCCCGTCCGGCGATCTCGCGGAAGCCGCGGCCAACCTCTTCGACTTTATGAAACGCGCTGACGGCAGCGGCGCTGCGATCATCGCCTTTTCCAGCATTCCCGACGAAGGCCTCGGCGAGGCCATCAACGACCGGCTGCGCCGTGCAGCCGCGCCCAGAGAGTAA
- a CDS encoding DUF6656 family protein, with amino-acid sequence MAKLRYFDAKKPAEPEPELPVASHSEFLRTGRISRARTHWLAEERRYLTYEEVAERTANKLRNAGEKTHDRLNSFHQSIRFPKLIFHHTLKDTPHLGYCHVTAARTQFAQYEEVSWAFYIANFFARIGQNDNFFEDISLKYSRMYFAVAVQPDQESPEKKLTINREIRGSGVLFHTHDPQIAIRNVLLLGARNEQLRDIIRQL; translated from the coding sequence ATGGCCAAGCTCAGATATTTCGACGCCAAAAAGCCCGCAGAACCGGAACCGGAATTGCCGGTGGCCTCCCATAGCGAATTCCTGCGTACCGGCCGCATCAGTCGCGCCAGGACGCATTGGCTGGCCGAAGAACGACGCTATCTCACTTATGAAGAGGTGGCCGAACGCACGGCCAACAAGCTGCGGAACGCCGGGGAAAAAACCCATGACCGGCTGAACAGCTTTCACCAGTCGATCCGTTTTCCGAAGCTGATCTTTCATCACACGCTGAAAGATACGCCGCATCTCGGCTATTGCCATGTCACCGCGGCGCGAACGCAATTCGCGCAGTATGAGGAGGTGAGCTGGGCCTTCTACATCGCCAACTTTTTTGCCCGCATCGGACAGAACGACAATTTCTTTGAAGACATCAGCCTGAAATATTCGCGGATGTATTTTGCCGTCGCCGTCCAGCCGGATCAGGAATCGCCGGAAAAGAAGCTAACGATCAACCGCGAAATCCGGGGGAGCGGCGTGCTCTTCCACACCCATGATCCGCAAATCGCCATCCGCAACGTGCTGCTGCTTGGTGCGCGCAATGAACAGCTCCGCGACATCATTCGCCAGCTTTGA
- a CDS encoding ACT domain-containing protein gives MPGITDLKQLISSMEPSLVQGEFVFCSVPASALTKYFHLKPIGMFQEKEGMTLILPIEAARQERLPVEPVMRMITLDVHSSLEAVGLTAAFATALGNEGISANVIAAYYHDHIFVPTADAERAMAALKALSAGQDPL, from the coding sequence ATGCCGGGCATCACCGATCTCAAACAGTTGATTTCGAGCATGGAACCGAGTCTCGTCCAAGGTGAATTCGTCTTTTGCAGCGTGCCCGCTTCCGCGCTGACAAAGTACTTCCATCTAAAGCCGATCGGGATGTTTCAGGAAAAGGAAGGGATGACACTGATCCTTCCGATCGAGGCAGCCCGGCAGGAGAGGCTTCCGGTTGAACCCGTGATGCGAATGATCACACTCGACGTCCACTCCTCGCTGGAAGCGGTCGGGCTGACCGCCGCCTTTGCCACGGCGCTCGGAAACGAGGGCATCAGCGCCAATGTCATTGCGGCCTATTATCATGACCATATCTTCGTGCCGACCGCCGATGCCGAGCGTGCCATGGCGGCACTGAAGGCGCTCTCCGCCGGCCAAGATCCTCTTTAG
- a CDS encoding aromatic ring-hydroxylating oxygenase subunit alpha: MDISTNVLRQLKNRRQGFSLEQPFYIDQDYFKLDMEMIYYRDWLFIGHDCEVPRAGNYFTVQIGDYPVVIVRGRDQVIRAFHNSCRHRGSRVCASERGSSAKLVCPYHQWTYELDGSLLFARQMAEDFDKSQFSLKPVHCESVGGYIFICLAKNAPDFSSVRASIEPYMAPHRIGEAKVAFQSTIIEKGNWKLVWENNRECYHCTANHPELCRTFPEAPTISGVQGAISDPVITEHWRRCEAAGLPSEFKLSPDGQFRTTRMPLIEGAESYTMSGQRAVKRPLSPDVTINNIGTMLLFHYPTTWNHLLGDHAISFRVLPISAEETAVTTKWLVHKDAVEGVDYDLDELTHVWTETNDQDRRIVEENAFGIRSPAYEPGPYSEIQEGGVMQFVEWYTNFMINRLQGDQAKLSAVA; encoded by the coding sequence ATGGATATCAGCACCAATGTTTTGCGGCAATTGAAGAACCGCCGTCAAGGTTTCAGCCTGGAGCAGCCTTTCTACATCGATCAGGATTATTTCAAGCTCGACATGGAGATGATCTACTATCGCGACTGGCTGTTTATCGGCCATGATTGCGAAGTGCCGCGTGCGGGCAATTATTTCACCGTCCAGATCGGCGACTATCCCGTCGTTATCGTCCGCGGCCGCGATCAGGTCATCCGCGCTTTCCACAATAGCTGTCGCCACCGCGGCTCTCGTGTCTGCGCGTCCGAGCGCGGCTCTTCGGCCAAGCTTGTCTGCCCCTATCACCAGTGGACCTACGAACTCGACGGCTCGCTGCTCTTCGCCCGGCAGATGGCGGAGGATTTCGACAAGAGCCAGTTCTCCCTGAAGCCGGTTCATTGCGAAAGCGTCGGCGGCTATATCTTCATCTGCCTCGCGAAGAACGCCCCAGATTTCTCCTCGGTCCGCGCTTCGATCGAGCCCTATATGGCGCCGCATCGTATCGGCGAGGCCAAGGTCGCCTTCCAGAGCACCATTATCGAGAAGGGTAACTGGAAGCTCGTATGGGAGAACAATCGCGAGTGTTACCACTGCACCGCCAATCATCCCGAACTTTGCCGCACTTTTCCGGAAGCGCCGACCATCAGCGGCGTGCAAGGCGCGATAAGCGATCCCGTCATCACCGAGCACTGGCGGCGCTGCGAAGCTGCCGGCCTGCCTAGCGAATTCAAGCTGTCGCCCGATGGTCAGTTCCGCACTACCCGCATGCCGCTGATCGAAGGGGCTGAAAGCTACACCATGTCCGGTCAGCGCGCCGTCAAGCGGCCGCTGTCGCCTGATGTAACGATCAACAACATCGGCACGATGCTGCTGTTCCACTACCCGACGACATGGAACCATCTTCTCGGCGATCACGCCATTTCCTTCCGCGTGCTGCCGATTAGCGCCGAGGAAACCGCCGTCACCACCAAATGGCTGGTGCACAAGGATGCGGTCGAAGGCGTCGACTACGACCTCGATGAATTGACCCATGTCTGGACGGAAACCAACGACCAGGACCGCCGCATCGTCGAGGAAAATGCCTTCGGCATCCGCTCGCCGGCTTATGAGCCCGGCCCCTATTCGGAAATCCAGGAAGGCGGCGTGATGCAGTTCGTCGAATGGTACACGAATTTCATGATCAATCGGCTGCAGGGCGATCAGGCCAAGCTGTCGGCGGTCGCCTGA
- a CDS encoding hybrid-cluster NAD(P)-dependent oxidoreductase — protein MDMTVSLRHQHLDQMQPWSDRQHLLECLSATPEAPDVMTFTFRSDKDNWFRYLPGQFVTLELPTAPEPVMRTYTLSSTPSRPFSIAVTVKAQKDSIGTRWMFENLKPGMRIKAFGPLGDFSHIRHPGEKYLFVSAGSGITPMMAMTRYMADTAPLSDITFINCARSPADIIFRSELEYLARFMPNLDLGFIVEGCSRTDLWSGLKGRIDKAKIGLLASDFMERTIFCCGPEIFMDAVRSMLEAHGFDMARYHQESFQPAQAATPLAEVSDDASTEAATSIRFTMAGKDVACAPGQTILQAARGAGVRIGAACESGLCGTCRVMKLSGEVEMSHNGGILDDEIDEGYILACCSRPKSDVQIEA, from the coding sequence ATGGACATGACCGTCTCCCTCCGTCATCAGCACCTGGACCAGATGCAGCCTTGGAGCGATAGGCAGCATCTGCTCGAATGTCTCTCGGCAACGCCGGAAGCGCCCGACGTGATGACCTTCACGTTCCGCTCCGACAAGGATAATTGGTTCCGTTACCTGCCCGGCCAGTTCGTGACCTTGGAGCTGCCGACGGCCCCGGAGCCGGTCATGCGCACCTATACGTTGTCATCCACGCCGTCGCGGCCCTTTTCCATCGCCGTGACGGTGAAGGCGCAGAAGGACAGCATCGGCACGCGGTGGATGTTCGAGAATCTGAAGCCCGGCATGCGCATCAAGGCTTTCGGTCCCCTCGGCGATTTCAGCCATATCCGTCATCCCGGCGAGAAATACCTGTTCGTCTCCGCCGGCTCCGGCATCACGCCGATGATGGCGATGACGCGATACATGGCCGACACGGCACCGCTATCGGACATCACGTTCATCAACTGCGCGCGCAGTCCCGCCGACATCATCTTCCGCTCGGAGCTGGAATATCTCGCGCGCTTCATGCCGAACCTCGATCTTGGCTTCATCGTCGAAGGCTGCAGCCGCACCGATCTCTGGTCGGGGCTGAAAGGCCGGATCGACAAGGCGAAGATCGGACTGCTGGCTTCCGATTTCATGGAACGCACCATTTTCTGCTGCGGCCCGGAAATCTTCATGGATGCCGTCCGCTCCATGCTCGAAGCTCACGGCTTCGACATGGCGCGCTATCACCAGGAAAGCTTCCAGCCGGCACAGGCGGCAACGCCGCTCGCCGAAGTCAGCGACGACGCATCGACGGAAGCGGCGACCTCGATCCGCTTCACCATGGCCGGCAAGGACGTGGCCTGTGCCCCTGGCCAGACGATCCTGCAGGCCGCGCGCGGTGCCGGTGTGCGCATTGGTGCTGCCTGCGAATCCGGCCTGTGTGGCACCTGCCGGGTGATGAAACTGTCCGGCGAGGTCGAGATGAGCCACAATGGCGGCATCCTCGACGACGAAATCGATGAAGGTTACATTCTCGCCTGCTGCTCGCGGCCCAAATCGGATGTGCAGATAGAAGCCTGA
- a CDS encoding glycoside hydrolase family 25 protein, producing the protein MILALLGSASRPAAGENQPWNDPQYALVVDAYELNTIDWDQLLQDKRIAAFISKASDGLPESFACTGDHAGDTFAHCKTMWRKYAVSRELFQTRRMLAKMNGLLWGAYHLGRPGNPIDQANHFLDYADPKPDELMVLDIDGMDTTQFMSLDDAQIFVGHVKTRTGRYPILYTNHNTARYIADHREDYPILSRLPLWYARYKPDVKGTFPLGNWDNYALWQFSSSDNCSEKTCPYRVPGTLADIDVNVAPMTKVQLAKIWPQGDLLPAKPEPAPMIIAQGPSCTGSLQTLVSLMIDPIVTASTPPKPVEINELNYEDF; encoded by the coding sequence ATGATCCTGGCGCTACTGGGATCGGCTTCCCGGCCTGCGGCCGGCGAGAACCAGCCCTGGAACGATCCCCAATACGCACTCGTTGTCGATGCCTACGAGCTGAACACGATCGATTGGGATCAACTGCTGCAAGACAAGCGCATCGCCGCCTTCATCTCCAAAGCTTCGGATGGCCTTCCCGAGAGCTTCGCCTGCACAGGCGATCACGCCGGCGACACATTTGCACACTGCAAGACGATGTGGCGCAAATATGCGGTCAGCCGTGAACTCTTTCAGACACGCCGGATGCTTGCAAAAATGAACGGCCTGCTTTGGGGCGCTTATCATCTCGGACGGCCCGGTAATCCGATCGACCAAGCCAACCATTTTCTCGATTATGCCGATCCGAAACCGGACGAGCTGATGGTGCTCGATATCGACGGCATGGACACGACACAATTCATGTCGCTGGACGATGCGCAGATCTTCGTCGGTCACGTCAAGACGAGAACCGGCCGCTATCCCATTCTCTACACCAATCACAACACCGCCCGTTACATCGCCGATCATCGCGAGGACTATCCGATCCTGTCGCGGCTGCCGTTGTGGTACGCGCGTTACAAGCCGGATGTGAAAGGCACCTTCCCGCTCGGCAATTGGGACAACTATGCGCTCTGGCAATTCTCCTCGTCCGACAATTGCTCGGAGAAAACCTGTCCTTACCGCGTGCCGGGAACGCTCGCCGATATCGATGTCAATGTCGCGCCGATGACGAAGGTGCAGCTCGCAAAAATCTGGCCGCAGGGCGATTTGCTCCCCGCCAAACCGGAGCCGGCCCCGATGATCATCGCTCAAGGACCGAGTTGTACCGGCTCGCTGCAGACGCTCGTATCGTTGATGATCGATCCCATCGTCACCGCCTCCACCCCTCCTAAGCCAGTCGAGATCAACGAGCTGAACTATGAGGATTTCTGA
- a CDS encoding BA14K family protein → MFGFRARIATFAISAAVALTSFTPSFAIQMPAAPLAAADKAAPVGVQQVQWRHYGGYGGYYHGGPYYRRGWYGGYRGYPGYRHGYRYYDGYWYPLAAFGAGALIGGAIASQPHYVAPAGGINPRHIEWCEARYRSYRAYDNTFQPNYGPRQQCYSPYF, encoded by the coding sequence ATGTTTGGTTTCCGTGCGAGAATTGCGACTTTCGCTATTTCGGCGGCCGTGGCTCTGACGAGCTTCACCCCGTCCTTCGCAATACAGATGCCTGCCGCGCCTCTTGCGGCAGCAGACAAGGCCGCTCCTGTCGGCGTCCAGCAGGTTCAATGGCGTCACTATGGCGGCTACGGCGGTTATTATCATGGTGGTCCTTACTATCGTCGTGGCTGGTACGGCGGCTATCGCGGTTATCCGGGCTATCGTCATGGCTACCGCTATTACGATGGCTACTGGTACCCGCTTGCGGCTTTCGGCGCTGGAGCCCTCATCGGCGGCGCGATTGCCAGCCAGCCGCACTATGTTGCCCCGGCTGGGGGCATCAATCCGCGCCACATCGAATGGTGCGAGGCGCGTTACCGGTCCTATCGAGCTTATGACAACACGTTCCAGCCCAATTACGGTCCTCGGCAACAGTGCTACTCGCCCTACTTTTGA
- a CDS encoding transporter — MNTITSTSMIPGLVWAYRLRPGADKPERLSDDTDRARLFADEGFLWLHLNLVDARVPAFLEDAPGLNEAARMALTTHETHATITVDEQMLLGTLVDFQREFDQDTRDIGWLHFVLTDRMLITTRLQPLRSVERARMQIEKNAAKFSHPLDIFELLVVEFQRTLISLVIEMTEELNLIEDFVYENAPRDERRRLAPVRRTIVRLHRHLRTVLTLMRRAAASDDEEMPLGFEDVAGRLTARLEAVDHDVYALQERARLLHEEIDSKLSSEINRHLYILSIMTAFLLPPTLVTGFFGMNTSNLPFSGGSGGTGYAVSLIIVSMLLAWWLLKRVNIL; from the coding sequence ATGAACACGATCACCTCAACTTCCATGATACCCGGTCTCGTCTGGGCTTATCGTCTGCGTCCCGGCGCGGATAAGCCTGAGCGGCTGTCCGATGACACCGACCGCGCCAGGCTGTTTGCCGATGAAGGCTTTCTGTGGCTGCATCTGAACCTCGTCGACGCCCGTGTGCCTGCCTTTCTGGAGGATGCACCAGGGCTGAACGAGGCGGCTCGCATGGCGCTGACGACGCATGAGACGCATGCGACCATCACAGTTGATGAGCAGATGCTGTTAGGCACGCTGGTCGATTTCCAGCGCGAATTCGACCAGGATACGCGGGACATCGGCTGGCTGCATTTCGTGCTCACCGACCGCATGCTCATCACCACTAGGCTGCAGCCGCTGCGCAGTGTCGAGCGGGCGCGCATGCAGATCGAAAAAAACGCCGCCAAATTCTCCCATCCACTCGATATTTTCGAACTGCTGGTCGTCGAATTCCAGCGCACCTTGATCTCATTGGTCATCGAGATGACCGAGGAGCTGAACCTTATCGAGGATTTCGTTTACGAGAATGCGCCGCGCGACGAACGCCGGCGGCTGGCGCCCGTGCGCCGGACGATCGTGCGCCTGCACCGGCATCTACGCACGGTTTTGACGCTGATGCGCCGCGCCGCGGCCTCCGACGACGAGGAGATGCCGCTCGGTTTCGAGGATGTTGCCGGCCGCTTGACGGCCCGGCTCGAGGCGGTCGATCACGACGTCTACGCGCTGCAGGAGCGCGCTAGGCTGCTGCATGAAGAAATCGACTCGAAGCTTTCCTCCGAGATCAACCGCCATCTCTACATCCTGTCGATCATGACGGCTTTCCTGCTGCCGCCGACGCTGGTCACCGGCTTTTTTGGCATGAACACGTCGAATCTGCCTTTTTCAGGCGGCAGCGGCGGCACTGGATATGCCGTCAGCCTCATCATCGTCTCGATGTTGCTCGCCTGGTGGCTGCTGAAGCGGGTCAACATTCTCTGA
- a CDS encoding L,D-transpeptidase yields MGWTRRDILLGGLVSLGTVAVLKPTFAAASSYFSGTSVDNGVTFRSTNFAKIDRKWQRQVVKYFSSEPIGTVVVDTTHHFLYLIMENKTAIRYGVGVGREGFKWYGRATIDQKSLWPRWTPPPEMRQRHPELPEYVDGGAPTNPLGPRAMYLHRDGVDTGYRFHGTLEPGSIGKDASSGCIRMFNEDAIDLYQRCPIGTAVQVLPHIADQAESAARLSQATPVQ; encoded by the coding sequence ATGGGGTGGACGCGCAGGGATATTTTGCTTGGTGGTTTGGTTTCACTTGGCACTGTGGCGGTCCTGAAACCGACATTCGCTGCGGCGTCTTCCTATTTTTCCGGCACCAGCGTCGACAATGGCGTGACGTTCCGAAGCACGAACTTTGCCAAGATCGACAGGAAGTGGCAGCGCCAGGTTGTCAAATATTTCAGCAGCGAGCCGATTGGCACCGTCGTTGTCGATACTACGCATCATTTTCTCTACCTGATCATGGAGAACAAGACTGCTATCCGCTATGGCGTCGGTGTCGGCCGCGAGGGCTTCAAATGGTATGGTCGCGCGACAATCGACCAGAAATCGCTCTGGCCGCGCTGGACGCCGCCACCGGAGATGCGGCAACGCCACCCCGAACTGCCTGAATACGTCGACGGGGGCGCTCCGACGAACCCACTTGGGCCGCGCGCCATGTATTTGCATCGCGATGGCGTCGATACCGGCTATCGTTTCCACGGTACTCTGGAGCCGGGCAGCATCGGCAAGGATGCCTCCAGCGGCTGCATTCGCATGTTCAACGAAGATGCCATCGATCTTTATCAGCGTTGCCCCATTGGCACTGCGGTGCAAGTACTGCCGCACATTGCCGACCAGGCTGAAAGTGCCGCCCGGCTAAGCCAAGCAACTCCGGTTCAATGA